A genomic window from Cotesia glomerata isolate CgM1 linkage group LG7, MPM_Cglom_v2.3, whole genome shotgun sequence includes:
- the LOC123269103 gene encoding uncharacterized protein LOC123269103, producing the protein MAEILDIKKSIIFDESIAHCEAHSHLPYASSTFNNSDEIRIAVQHQDLCLLPSKSTLHFYGRMRKADGTAVSATTKMVNMAVCHMFEEIRYELNGVEIDRCKNVGITSVMKGYASLSPGQQNILENAGWIVNEDDNKLTDNSGYFDVSVPLSFILGFAEDYQRIIVNAKHELILIRSNTDQNAYVVTAAAPDNVTITIQKIEWIVPYITMSDKQKIEVLNYITSDPAIPISFRTWELYEYPLLPATNKHIWVIKTTNQLEKPRFVILGFQTARKNQSNQNASEFDHCSIRDIKLFLNSQSYPYGNLNLNIVHNQYALMYDMYTNFQSAYYGKEAEPLLAKKNFLNTAPLYIIDCSKQNESIKSGPVDIRLEFESSAQFPNQTAAYCLIIHDRIIEYNPISSTMGNMLSYEIIIPIEWSAINPNTIWNLIIQELGLLIVGGEQFHEAIITINDIATMLIISHEELSWWFKVPGDVIPSPLRYVFSGDLLVEMSSII; encoded by the exons ATGGCGGAAATcttagatataaaaaaatcgattatttttgaTGAGTCTATTGCACACTGTGAAGCTCATTCACACCTACCATACGCATCATCAACGTTCAACAACAGTGATGAAATCAGGATTGCTGTTCAGCATCAAGATCTGTGCTTGCTCCCAAGCAAGAGcacattacatttttatgGAAGAATGAGGAAAGCTGATGGTACTGCTGTAAGTGCTACTACGAAGATGGTCAACATGGCTGTTTGTCATATGTTTGAAGAGATACGTTATGAGCTCAATGGTGTAGAAATCGACAGATGTAAGAATGTGGGTATCACCAGTGTTATGAAAGGATACGCTTCTCTGAGTCCGGGACAACAAAATATTCTGGAAAATGCTGGTTGGATTGTTAATGAAGATGACAACAAGCTGACTGATAATAGCGGTTACTTTGATGTCTCAGTACCGCTGAGTTTCATTCTTGGATTTGCTGAAGATTATCAACGAATTATCGTGAATGCCAAGCATGAATTGATACTGATCAGATCAAACACTGATCAAAATGCTTACGTTGTTACCGCTGCAGCACCTGACAATGTTACAATTacaatccaaaaaattgagtGGATTGTACCGTATATAACAATGTCTGACAAGCAAAAAATCGAGGTGTTGAATTACATAACCTCTGATCCAGCTATCCCAATCAGTTTCCGGACTTGGGAATTATATGAGTATCCACTGCTACCAGCTACCAACAAGCATATTTGGGTAATCAAAACAACCAACCAGCTTGAGAAACCTCGTTTTGTCATCCTTGGATTCCAAACAGCAAGAAAGAATCAATCGAATCAAAACGCAAGCGAGTTTGATCACTGCAGCATAAGAGACATTAAGCTGTTCTTGAACTCTCAGAGTTATCCATATGGAAATTTGAACCTCAACATTGTGCATAATCAGTATGCCTTGATGTATGATATGTacacaaattttcaaagtgcTTACTATGGGAAAGAAGCTGAACCGCTATTGGCTAAGAAGAATTTTCTGAATACAGCACCTCTGTATATAATTGACTGTTCCAAGCAGAACGAGTCAATCAAGTCTGGACCTGTGGATATACGCCTGGAGTTTGAATCGTCAGCACAGTTTCCAAATCAAACTGCTGCTTACTGTTTAATAATACATGATCGCATCATTGAATACAATCCAATCAGCAGCACT atgGGGAATATGTTGagttatgaaattattattcctATCGAATGGTCTGCAATCAATCCAAACACGATATGGAATTTGATCATCCAGGAACTCGGTCTTTTGATTGTGGGAGGTGAACAATTTCATGAAGCTATTATCACCATCAATGATATTGCAACGATGCTGATTATAAGTCATGAGGAATTATCCTGGTGGTTCAAAGTTCCTGGAGATGTCATACCATCACCACTTCGATATGTGTTTTCAGGAGATCTTTTGGTCGAAATGTCCTCAATTATATGA
- the LOC123269105 gene encoding uncharacterized protein LOC123269105 encodes MDFPSEKNKILKFKDFKSKDTVPFVVYADLECTLEPSGDDEKIVHKHVPHSIAYYVHCSYDNTLSRFQLNRSPDCINWFAKQLESLALDFEQILKNSIKMKPLTKEQQDRHNQATLCHICEKPITSTTDKVYDHCHFTGNYRDAAHKSCNVNYQKSTIIPVVFHNLSGYDSHFIIKSLATVFEGEISLLPINKERYISFTKSVKNTSVSLRFIDSFRFMASSLEKLASYLDDKDKQITRLHYPDPDKFKLAIRKGVFPYEYIDSIDRLDEKQLPDQVSFYSKLTNSTISDDDYAFAQVVWNEFNINTLGEYSDLYLKTDVLLLADVFENFRRSCFKTYNLDALHFHTAPGLSNSAMLKHTGVELELLTDPEMLLFIEKGVRGGVSMCANRHAEANNRYMGKDFDSNNPETYLMYYDVNNLYGAGMSMSLPKGKFEWVENVDDVDQFFNDDESVGYILDVDLHYPEKLHDLHKDLPLCPEHFVPPGSKQQKLTTTLYDKNNYVIHYKNLKQGLDLGLVLKKIHRVLKFEQSDWLKSYIDKNTACRKLAKNEFEKNFYKLMNNAVFGKTMENVRKYKDVYLRTKWQGRYNVSDLVCRPNFHNLTIFDEDMVIVELKQVTVCFNKPIYVGFSILDLSKTYIYDFHYNYVIKNYEKDSKLLYTDTNNGKIMSEFVGLRAKLYAFEIHDPEKEKDRIKKRAKGIGGSALKTITFDDFKKCLFENVLLRKEQYMIKSKKHQVHTIKQEKLALSWADDKRQLIEASTDTVPWGYKGSLDFKK; translated from the coding sequence ATGGATTTTcctagtgaaaaaaataaaatattgaaattcaaAGATTTTAAGTCCAAAGATACTGTACCGTTTGTAGTTTACGCGGATCTTGAATGCACACTCGAACCCTCGGGAGATGATGAAAAGATAGTTCATAAACATGTTCCACACAGTATTGCTTACTATGTACATTGCAGCTATGATAACACACTGTCTAGATTCCAATTAAACCGTTCTCCTGATTGCATCAACTGGTTTGCTAAACAATTAGAGTCATTAGCTCTGGACTTTGAACAAATTCTAAAGAACTCTATAAAAATGAAACCCTTAACGAAAGAGCAACAAGATAGACACAACCAGGCAACTTTGTGTCATATTTGCGAGAAACCAATCACTTCTACGACAGATAAAGTCTATGATCATTGTCACTTTACCGGTAACTACAGAGATGCTGCTCATAAATCATGTAATGTTAATTATCAGAAATCTACAATTATCCCAGTTGTCTTTCATAATTTATCTGGCTATGACTCACACTTCATAATTAAATCCTTAGCTACAGTATTTGAAGGTGAAATTTCATTGTTACCAATCAATAAAGAGCGTTACATTTCTTTCACAAAATCAGTTAAAAATACTTCAGTCTCTTTAAGATTTATTGACTCTTTTAGATTTATGGCCTCCAGCTTAGAAAAATTAGCTTCATACCTCGATGACAAAGACAAACAGATTACGCGACTACACTACCCTGACCctgataaattcaaattagcAATACGTAAGGGTGTATTTCCGTATGAGTACATTGACAGCATTGACAGACTAGACGAGAAACAGTTACCTGACCaggtttcattttattcaaaattaacaaACTCAACTATTTCTGATGATGATTATGCTTTTGCTCAAGTAGTTTggaatgaatttaatattaatacgcTTGGAGAGTACTCGGACTTATACTTAAAGACTGATGTCCTTCTCTTGGCTGATGTCTTTGAAAACTTTAGACGTAGTTGCTTTAAAACATACAATCTAGATGCTCTACATTTTCATACAGCACCAGGCCTTTCGAACTCAGCAATGTTAAAGCATACTGGTGTAGAACTTGAACTGCTAACTGATCCTGAGATGCTTCTTTTCATTGAAAAGGGTGTACGTGGTGGGGTATCGATGTGTGCTAATAGACACGCTGAAGCTAACAACCGGTACATGGGTAAAGATTTTGATTCAAACAACCCTGAAACATACCTGATGTATTatgatgtaaataatttatatggtGCTGGGATGAGTATGTCTTTACCCAAGGGTAAATTTGAATGGGTTGAAAATGTAGATGATGTAGATCAGTTTTTCAATGATGATGAAAGTGTAGGCTACATCCTTGACGTAGATCTACACTATCCTGAGAAATTACATGATCTACACAAAGATCTACCTTTATGCCCAGAACATTTTGTACCACCTGGTAGCAAGCAACAAAAACTCACGACAACTCtgtacgataaaaataattatgttattcATTATAAGAATTTGAAACAAGGTTTAGATTTAGGTTTAGTTCTTAAGAAAATACATCGGGTCTTAAAATTTGAGCAATCAGACTGGCTCAAAtcatatattgataaaaatactgcATGCCGGAAACTAGCTAagaatgaatttgaaaaaaacttttataaattaatgaataatgcGGTTTTCGGAAAGACGATGGAAAATGTACGAAAATATAAAGATGTATATTTGAGAACTAAGTGGCAAGGGCGATACAATGTATCCGATCTAGTATGCAGACCAAACTTTCATAATCTCACTATTTTTGATGAAGATATGGTTATAGTTGAACTAAAACAAGTAACAGTTTGCTTCAACAAACCAATATATGTAGGATTTAGTATAttagatttatcaaaaacttatATCTATGACTTTCACTACAAttatgtgataaaaaattatgaaaaagattCAAAATTATTGTACACTGACACAAACAATGGAAAAATCATGTCCGAGTTCGTGGGTCTCAGAGCCAAATTGTATGCCTTCGAAATCCACGATCCTGAGAAGGAAAAAGACAGGATAAAGAAACGGGCAAAAGGTATCGGTGGATCAGCCTTGAAGACTATCACGTTTGATGATTTCAAGAAATGTCTTTTTGAAAATGTATTGTTAAGAAAAGAGCAGTACATgatcaaaagtaaaaaacatCAAGTACACACAATAAAACAAGAGAAACTTGCTCTCAGTTGGGCTGACGATAAACGTCAACTCATTGAAGCAAGCACTGATACTGTGCCTTGGGGTTATAAAGGATCcttagattttaagaaatga